A single Thunnus thynnus chromosome 6, fThuThy2.1, whole genome shotgun sequence DNA region contains:
- the clstn1 gene encoding calsyntenin-1 isoform X1: MRFRGNTQFASAVGLVLGLLCAVEAAKVNKHKPWIETTYHGIVTENDDKVLLDPPLIALDKDAPLRYAESFEVTLTEEGEICGFRIHGQNVPFEAVVLDKSTGEGVIRAKDKLDCELQKEHTFTIQAYDCGEGPDGANMKKSHKATVHIQVNDINEYSPVFKEKSYKATVIEGKKYDSILKVEAVDADCSFQFSQICNYEIVTPDVPFTIDKDGFIKNTEKLSYGKERMYKLTVTAYDCGKNRASEDVLVKISVKPTCKPSWQGFNKRIEYEPGTGSLALFPSMHLETCDEPITSIQASIELETNHIGKGCDRDTYSEKSLHKLCGASSGTVELLPAPSSSANWTVGLPTDNGHDSDQVFEFNGTQAIKVPDGMVSTSLKEPFTISVWMRHGPGAHEKETILCNSDKTEMNRHHYSLYVHNCRLILLLRQDPSETENYKPAEFHWKLDQVCDKEWHHYVLNVEFPTVSLFVDGTTFEPFLVTEDYPLHTSKIETQLTIGACWQENSGHDNDTETVSEPTSGGNARMAQFFRGNLAGLMIRSGKLENKKVIDCLYTCKEGLDVQLPEEVASTVKVEFNPNQSSLTVEGDDIDAFDKVMQHISYLNSRQFPTPGIRHLRISTTVKCFNEESCVTVPDAEGYVMVLQPEEPKISLSGIDHFARSAAEFESQEGVTLFPELRIVSTITREVEADAESEAAEGADDDPTVQETVVSEEIMHNLDTCEVTVVGDELDGEHESLEVDMSQLQQRGLEMSSSNLGLVITGVNTMANYEQVLHLIHYKNWHTEALFDRKFKLVCSELNGRYISNDFKVEVNVIHTANPMEHVNNAMVQPNFINPVHHASVDLSGHNLVNAHQASVVPSAATIVIVVCVSFLVFMIILGVFRIRAAHQRTMRDQENGKENEMDWDDSALTITVNPMETYEDQHSSEEEEEEEEESEDGEEEDDITSAESESSEDEEGGEPEDQQGTSRQQQLEWDDSTLTY; the protein is encoded by the exons TCAATAAGCATAAACCATGGATTGAGACGACGTACCACGGGATCGTAACGGAAAATGATGACAAAGTACTTCTGGACCCCCCTCTAATTGCTCTGGACAAGGACGCTCCTCTTCGCTACGCAG AGAGTTTTGAGGTGACCCTCACTGAAGAAG GTGAGATTTGCGGCTTCAGGATCCACGGGCAGAATGTCCCCTTCGAGGCAGTGGTCCTGGACAAGTCCACTGGCGAGGGGGTCATCCGGGCCAAGGACAAGCTGGACTGCGAGCTGCAGAAGGAGCACACCTTCACTATCCAAGCGTACGACTGTGGAGAAGGTCCCGATGGCGCCAACATGAAGAAATCCCACAA GGCCACTGTCCACATCCAGGTGAACGACATCAATGAGTATTCACCGGTGTTCAAGGAGAAGTCCTACAAAGCCACCGTTATCGAGGGAAAGAAGTATGACAGCATCCTGAAGGTGGAGGCGGTCGACGCCGACTGCTCTTTCCAGTTTAGCCAAATCTGCAATTACGAGATCGTCACCCCTGATGTGCCCTTCACCATCGACAAAGACG GCTTCATcaagaacacagagaaactgagCTACGGCAAAGAGCGCATGTATAAGCTGACCGTGACGGCCTACGACTGTGGAAAGAACCGCGCCTCTGAGGACGTTTTGGTCAAGATCAGCGTCAAGCCAACCTGCAAACCCAGCTGGCAAG GCTTCAATAAGAGGATTGAATACGAACCTGGCACAGGCAGTCTGGCCCTTTTCCCCAGCATGCACTTAGAGACCTGTGACGAGCCAATCACCTCCATCCAAGCCAGTATTGAACTGGAAACCAACCATATTGGAAAGGGATGTGACCGTGACACCTACTCTGAGAAGTCCCTGCACAAGCTTTGTG gaGCCAGCTCCGGCACCGTGGAGCTCCTGCCTGCACCCAGCAGCTCTGCCAACTGGACAGTGGGGCTGCCCACTGATAACGGGCACGACAGCGACCAGGTGTTTGAGTTCAATGGCACCCAGGCCATCAAGGTTCCTGACGGCATGGTGAGCACCAGCCTGAAGGAGCCGTTCACCATCTCTGTTTGGATGAGACACGGCCCCGGGGCCCATGAGAAGGAGACCATCCTCTGCAACTCTGACAAGACAG AGATGAACAGACACCATTACTCGCTCTACGTGCACAACTGCAGGCTGATCCTTCTCCTCCGCCAGGATCCATCAGAGACTGAGAACTACAAACCAGCAGAGTTTCACTGGAAACTCGACCAG GTGTGTGACAAAGAGTGGCATCATTACGTGCTGAATGTGGAGTTCCCCACTGTGTCCCTGTTTGTGGACGGGACTACCTTTGAGCCCTTCCTAGTTACAGAGGACTACCCGCTGCACACCTCCAAGATCGAAACTCAGCTCACCATTGGTGCCTGCTGGCAAG AAAACTCAGGACATGACAATGACACTGAGACAGTCTCTGAGCCCACCTCAG GCGGAAACGCTCGAATGGCTCAGTTTTTCCGGGGGAACCTTGCAGGGCTGATGATCCGCTCTGGCAAGCTGGAGAACAAGAAGGTGATCGACTGTTTGTACACCTGCAAGGAGGGCCTGGATGTGCAGCTGCCCGAGGAGGTAGCTTCGACTGTCAAG gTGGAGTTCAACCCCAACCAGTCCTCCCTGACCGTTGAAGGCGACGACATTGATGCTTTTGACAAGGTCATGCAGCACATCTCCTACTTGAACTCCCGCCAGTTCCCGACCCCCGGCATCAGGCACCTTCGCATCTCCACCACCGTCAA ATGCTTCAACGAGGAGTCCTGCGTAACAGTGCCGGATGCTGAAGGTTACGTGATGGTGCTGCAGCCCGAAGAGCCCAAGATCAGCCTGAGCGGAATCGACCACTTTGCCCGCAGCGCCGCCGAATTCGAGAGCCAGGAAGGTGTGACGCTGTTCCCCGAGCTGCGCATCGTGAGCACCATCACCCGCGAAGTAGAAGCCGACGCCGAGTCTGAAGCCGCAGAGGGAGCTGACGATGACCCCACAG TCCAAGAGACAGTGGTGTCGGAGGAGATCATGCACAACCTGGACACATGTGAAGTGACCGTGGTGGGAGACGAACTGGACGGGGAGCACGAGAGCCTGGAGGTGGACatgtctcagctgcagcagcgcGGCCTGGAGATGAGCTCTTCTAACCTCGGCCTCGTCATCACCG GCGTGAACACCATGGCCAACTATGAGCAGGTCCTGCATCTGATCCATTACAAGAACTGGCACACAGAGGCTCTCTTTGACAGGAAGTTCAAACTGGTCTGCTCTGAACTCAACGGTCGCTACATCAGCAATGACTTCAAAGTTGAG GTGAATGTAATCCACACAGCTAATCCCATGGAGCATGTTAACAATGCCATGGTGCAGCCCAACTTCATCAACCCTGTCCATCACGCCTCTGTGGATCTGTCTGGTCACAACCTGGTCAACGCTCACCAGGCCTCAG TGGTTCCCAGTGCCGCCACTATTGTCATTGTCGTGTGTGTCAGCTTCCTGGTGTTCATGATCATCCTGGGCGTGTTCCGTATCCGAGCCGCACACCAGCGCACCATGAGAGACCAGGAGAACGGCAAGGAGAACGAGATGGACTGGGATGACTCAGCCCTTACCATCACTGTCAACCCCATGGAG
- the clstn1 gene encoding calsyntenin-1 isoform X4, with protein MRFRGNTQFASAVGLVLGLLCAVEAAKVNKHKPWIETTYHGIVTENDDKVLLDPPLIALDKDAPLRYAGEICGFRIHGQNVPFEAVVLDKSTGEGVIRAKDKLDCELQKEHTFTIQAYDCGEGPDGANMKKSHKATVHIQVNDINEYSPVFKEKSYKATVIEGKKYDSILKVEAVDADCSFQFSQICNYEIVTPDVPFTIDKDGFIKNTEKLSYGKERMYKLTVTAYDCGKNRASEDVLVKISVKPTCKPSWQGFNKRIEYEPGTGSLALFPSMHLETCDEPITSIQASIELETNHIGKGCDRDTYSEKSLHKLCGASSGTVELLPAPSSSANWTVGLPTDNGHDSDQVFEFNGTQAIKVPDGMVSTSLKEPFTISVWMRHGPGAHEKETILCNSDKTEMNRHHYSLYVHNCRLILLLRQDPSETENYKPAEFHWKLDQVCDKEWHHYVLNVEFPTVSLFVDGTTFEPFLVTEDYPLHTSKIETQLTIGACWQGGNARMAQFFRGNLAGLMIRSGKLENKKVIDCLYTCKEGLDVQLPEEVASTVKVEFNPNQSSLTVEGDDIDAFDKVMQHISYLNSRQFPTPGIRHLRISTTVKCFNEESCVTVPDAEGYVMVLQPEEPKISLSGIDHFARSAAEFESQEGVTLFPELRIVSTITREVEADAESEAAEGADDDPTVQETVVSEEIMHNLDTCEVTVVGDELDGEHESLEVDMSQLQQRGLEMSSSNLGLVITGVNTMANYEQVLHLIHYKNWHTEALFDRKFKLVCSELNGRYISNDFKVEVNVIHTANPMEHVNNAMVQPNFINPVHHASVDLSGHNLVNAHQASVVPSAATIVIVVCVSFLVFMIILGVFRIRAAHQRTMRDQENGKENEMDWDDSALTITVNPMETYEDQHSSEEEEEEEEESEDGEEEDDITSAESESSEDEEGGEPEDQQGTSRQQQLEWDDSTLTY; from the exons TCAATAAGCATAAACCATGGATTGAGACGACGTACCACGGGATCGTAACGGAAAATGATGACAAAGTACTTCTGGACCCCCCTCTAATTGCTCTGGACAAGGACGCTCCTCTTCGCTACGCAG GTGAGATTTGCGGCTTCAGGATCCACGGGCAGAATGTCCCCTTCGAGGCAGTGGTCCTGGACAAGTCCACTGGCGAGGGGGTCATCCGGGCCAAGGACAAGCTGGACTGCGAGCTGCAGAAGGAGCACACCTTCACTATCCAAGCGTACGACTGTGGAGAAGGTCCCGATGGCGCCAACATGAAGAAATCCCACAA GGCCACTGTCCACATCCAGGTGAACGACATCAATGAGTATTCACCGGTGTTCAAGGAGAAGTCCTACAAAGCCACCGTTATCGAGGGAAAGAAGTATGACAGCATCCTGAAGGTGGAGGCGGTCGACGCCGACTGCTCTTTCCAGTTTAGCCAAATCTGCAATTACGAGATCGTCACCCCTGATGTGCCCTTCACCATCGACAAAGACG GCTTCATcaagaacacagagaaactgagCTACGGCAAAGAGCGCATGTATAAGCTGACCGTGACGGCCTACGACTGTGGAAAGAACCGCGCCTCTGAGGACGTTTTGGTCAAGATCAGCGTCAAGCCAACCTGCAAACCCAGCTGGCAAG GCTTCAATAAGAGGATTGAATACGAACCTGGCACAGGCAGTCTGGCCCTTTTCCCCAGCATGCACTTAGAGACCTGTGACGAGCCAATCACCTCCATCCAAGCCAGTATTGAACTGGAAACCAACCATATTGGAAAGGGATGTGACCGTGACACCTACTCTGAGAAGTCCCTGCACAAGCTTTGTG gaGCCAGCTCCGGCACCGTGGAGCTCCTGCCTGCACCCAGCAGCTCTGCCAACTGGACAGTGGGGCTGCCCACTGATAACGGGCACGACAGCGACCAGGTGTTTGAGTTCAATGGCACCCAGGCCATCAAGGTTCCTGACGGCATGGTGAGCACCAGCCTGAAGGAGCCGTTCACCATCTCTGTTTGGATGAGACACGGCCCCGGGGCCCATGAGAAGGAGACCATCCTCTGCAACTCTGACAAGACAG AGATGAACAGACACCATTACTCGCTCTACGTGCACAACTGCAGGCTGATCCTTCTCCTCCGCCAGGATCCATCAGAGACTGAGAACTACAAACCAGCAGAGTTTCACTGGAAACTCGACCAG GTGTGTGACAAAGAGTGGCATCATTACGTGCTGAATGTGGAGTTCCCCACTGTGTCCCTGTTTGTGGACGGGACTACCTTTGAGCCCTTCCTAGTTACAGAGGACTACCCGCTGCACACCTCCAAGATCGAAACTCAGCTCACCATTGGTGCCTGCTGGCAAG GCGGAAACGCTCGAATGGCTCAGTTTTTCCGGGGGAACCTTGCAGGGCTGATGATCCGCTCTGGCAAGCTGGAGAACAAGAAGGTGATCGACTGTTTGTACACCTGCAAGGAGGGCCTGGATGTGCAGCTGCCCGAGGAGGTAGCTTCGACTGTCAAG gTGGAGTTCAACCCCAACCAGTCCTCCCTGACCGTTGAAGGCGACGACATTGATGCTTTTGACAAGGTCATGCAGCACATCTCCTACTTGAACTCCCGCCAGTTCCCGACCCCCGGCATCAGGCACCTTCGCATCTCCACCACCGTCAA ATGCTTCAACGAGGAGTCCTGCGTAACAGTGCCGGATGCTGAAGGTTACGTGATGGTGCTGCAGCCCGAAGAGCCCAAGATCAGCCTGAGCGGAATCGACCACTTTGCCCGCAGCGCCGCCGAATTCGAGAGCCAGGAAGGTGTGACGCTGTTCCCCGAGCTGCGCATCGTGAGCACCATCACCCGCGAAGTAGAAGCCGACGCCGAGTCTGAAGCCGCAGAGGGAGCTGACGATGACCCCACAG TCCAAGAGACAGTGGTGTCGGAGGAGATCATGCACAACCTGGACACATGTGAAGTGACCGTGGTGGGAGACGAACTGGACGGGGAGCACGAGAGCCTGGAGGTGGACatgtctcagctgcagcagcgcGGCCTGGAGATGAGCTCTTCTAACCTCGGCCTCGTCATCACCG GCGTGAACACCATGGCCAACTATGAGCAGGTCCTGCATCTGATCCATTACAAGAACTGGCACACAGAGGCTCTCTTTGACAGGAAGTTCAAACTGGTCTGCTCTGAACTCAACGGTCGCTACATCAGCAATGACTTCAAAGTTGAG GTGAATGTAATCCACACAGCTAATCCCATGGAGCATGTTAACAATGCCATGGTGCAGCCCAACTTCATCAACCCTGTCCATCACGCCTCTGTGGATCTGTCTGGTCACAACCTGGTCAACGCTCACCAGGCCTCAG TGGTTCCCAGTGCCGCCACTATTGTCATTGTCGTGTGTGTCAGCTTCCTGGTGTTCATGATCATCCTGGGCGTGTTCCGTATCCGAGCCGCACACCAGCGCACCATGAGAGACCAGGAGAACGGCAAGGAGAACGAGATGGACTGGGATGACTCAGCCCTTACCATCACTGTCAACCCCATGGAG
- the clstn1 gene encoding calsyntenin-1 isoform X2, with protein MRFRGNTQFASAVGLVLGLLCAVEAAKVNKHKPWIETTYHGIVTENDDKVLLDPPLIALDKDAPLRYAGEICGFRIHGQNVPFEAVVLDKSTGEGVIRAKDKLDCELQKEHTFTIQAYDCGEGPDGANMKKSHKATVHIQVNDINEYSPVFKEKSYKATVIEGKKYDSILKVEAVDADCSFQFSQICNYEIVTPDVPFTIDKDGFIKNTEKLSYGKERMYKLTVTAYDCGKNRASEDVLVKISVKPTCKPSWQGFNKRIEYEPGTGSLALFPSMHLETCDEPITSIQASIELETNHIGKGCDRDTYSEKSLHKLCGASSGTVELLPAPSSSANWTVGLPTDNGHDSDQVFEFNGTQAIKVPDGMVSTSLKEPFTISVWMRHGPGAHEKETILCNSDKTEMNRHHYSLYVHNCRLILLLRQDPSETENYKPAEFHWKLDQVCDKEWHHYVLNVEFPTVSLFVDGTTFEPFLVTEDYPLHTSKIETQLTIGACWQENSGHDNDTETVSEPTSGGNARMAQFFRGNLAGLMIRSGKLENKKVIDCLYTCKEGLDVQLPEEVASTVKVEFNPNQSSLTVEGDDIDAFDKVMQHISYLNSRQFPTPGIRHLRISTTVKCFNEESCVTVPDAEGYVMVLQPEEPKISLSGIDHFARSAAEFESQEGVTLFPELRIVSTITREVEADAESEAAEGADDDPTVQETVVSEEIMHNLDTCEVTVVGDELDGEHESLEVDMSQLQQRGLEMSSSNLGLVITGVNTMANYEQVLHLIHYKNWHTEALFDRKFKLVCSELNGRYISNDFKVEVNVIHTANPMEHVNNAMVQPNFINPVHHASVDLSGHNLVNAHQASVVPSAATIVIVVCVSFLVFMIILGVFRIRAAHQRTMRDQENGKENEMDWDDSALTITVNPMETYEDQHSSEEEEEEEEESEDGEEEDDITSAESESSEDEEGGEPEDQQGTSRQQQLEWDDSTLTY; from the exons TCAATAAGCATAAACCATGGATTGAGACGACGTACCACGGGATCGTAACGGAAAATGATGACAAAGTACTTCTGGACCCCCCTCTAATTGCTCTGGACAAGGACGCTCCTCTTCGCTACGCAG GTGAGATTTGCGGCTTCAGGATCCACGGGCAGAATGTCCCCTTCGAGGCAGTGGTCCTGGACAAGTCCACTGGCGAGGGGGTCATCCGGGCCAAGGACAAGCTGGACTGCGAGCTGCAGAAGGAGCACACCTTCACTATCCAAGCGTACGACTGTGGAGAAGGTCCCGATGGCGCCAACATGAAGAAATCCCACAA GGCCACTGTCCACATCCAGGTGAACGACATCAATGAGTATTCACCGGTGTTCAAGGAGAAGTCCTACAAAGCCACCGTTATCGAGGGAAAGAAGTATGACAGCATCCTGAAGGTGGAGGCGGTCGACGCCGACTGCTCTTTCCAGTTTAGCCAAATCTGCAATTACGAGATCGTCACCCCTGATGTGCCCTTCACCATCGACAAAGACG GCTTCATcaagaacacagagaaactgagCTACGGCAAAGAGCGCATGTATAAGCTGACCGTGACGGCCTACGACTGTGGAAAGAACCGCGCCTCTGAGGACGTTTTGGTCAAGATCAGCGTCAAGCCAACCTGCAAACCCAGCTGGCAAG GCTTCAATAAGAGGATTGAATACGAACCTGGCACAGGCAGTCTGGCCCTTTTCCCCAGCATGCACTTAGAGACCTGTGACGAGCCAATCACCTCCATCCAAGCCAGTATTGAACTGGAAACCAACCATATTGGAAAGGGATGTGACCGTGACACCTACTCTGAGAAGTCCCTGCACAAGCTTTGTG gaGCCAGCTCCGGCACCGTGGAGCTCCTGCCTGCACCCAGCAGCTCTGCCAACTGGACAGTGGGGCTGCCCACTGATAACGGGCACGACAGCGACCAGGTGTTTGAGTTCAATGGCACCCAGGCCATCAAGGTTCCTGACGGCATGGTGAGCACCAGCCTGAAGGAGCCGTTCACCATCTCTGTTTGGATGAGACACGGCCCCGGGGCCCATGAGAAGGAGACCATCCTCTGCAACTCTGACAAGACAG AGATGAACAGACACCATTACTCGCTCTACGTGCACAACTGCAGGCTGATCCTTCTCCTCCGCCAGGATCCATCAGAGACTGAGAACTACAAACCAGCAGAGTTTCACTGGAAACTCGACCAG GTGTGTGACAAAGAGTGGCATCATTACGTGCTGAATGTGGAGTTCCCCACTGTGTCCCTGTTTGTGGACGGGACTACCTTTGAGCCCTTCCTAGTTACAGAGGACTACCCGCTGCACACCTCCAAGATCGAAACTCAGCTCACCATTGGTGCCTGCTGGCAAG AAAACTCAGGACATGACAATGACACTGAGACAGTCTCTGAGCCCACCTCAG GCGGAAACGCTCGAATGGCTCAGTTTTTCCGGGGGAACCTTGCAGGGCTGATGATCCGCTCTGGCAAGCTGGAGAACAAGAAGGTGATCGACTGTTTGTACACCTGCAAGGAGGGCCTGGATGTGCAGCTGCCCGAGGAGGTAGCTTCGACTGTCAAG gTGGAGTTCAACCCCAACCAGTCCTCCCTGACCGTTGAAGGCGACGACATTGATGCTTTTGACAAGGTCATGCAGCACATCTCCTACTTGAACTCCCGCCAGTTCCCGACCCCCGGCATCAGGCACCTTCGCATCTCCACCACCGTCAA ATGCTTCAACGAGGAGTCCTGCGTAACAGTGCCGGATGCTGAAGGTTACGTGATGGTGCTGCAGCCCGAAGAGCCCAAGATCAGCCTGAGCGGAATCGACCACTTTGCCCGCAGCGCCGCCGAATTCGAGAGCCAGGAAGGTGTGACGCTGTTCCCCGAGCTGCGCATCGTGAGCACCATCACCCGCGAAGTAGAAGCCGACGCCGAGTCTGAAGCCGCAGAGGGAGCTGACGATGACCCCACAG TCCAAGAGACAGTGGTGTCGGAGGAGATCATGCACAACCTGGACACATGTGAAGTGACCGTGGTGGGAGACGAACTGGACGGGGAGCACGAGAGCCTGGAGGTGGACatgtctcagctgcagcagcgcGGCCTGGAGATGAGCTCTTCTAACCTCGGCCTCGTCATCACCG GCGTGAACACCATGGCCAACTATGAGCAGGTCCTGCATCTGATCCATTACAAGAACTGGCACACAGAGGCTCTCTTTGACAGGAAGTTCAAACTGGTCTGCTCTGAACTCAACGGTCGCTACATCAGCAATGACTTCAAAGTTGAG GTGAATGTAATCCACACAGCTAATCCCATGGAGCATGTTAACAATGCCATGGTGCAGCCCAACTTCATCAACCCTGTCCATCACGCCTCTGTGGATCTGTCTGGTCACAACCTGGTCAACGCTCACCAGGCCTCAG TGGTTCCCAGTGCCGCCACTATTGTCATTGTCGTGTGTGTCAGCTTCCTGGTGTTCATGATCATCCTGGGCGTGTTCCGTATCCGAGCCGCACACCAGCGCACCATGAGAGACCAGGAGAACGGCAAGGAGAACGAGATGGACTGGGATGACTCAGCCCTTACCATCACTGTCAACCCCATGGAG
- the clstn1 gene encoding calsyntenin-1 isoform X3, translating to MRFRGNTQFASAVGLVLGLLCAVEAAKVNKHKPWIETTYHGIVTENDDKVLLDPPLIALDKDAPLRYAESFEVTLTEEGEICGFRIHGQNVPFEAVVLDKSTGEGVIRAKDKLDCELQKEHTFTIQAYDCGEGPDGANMKKSHKATVHIQVNDINEYSPVFKEKSYKATVIEGKKYDSILKVEAVDADCSFQFSQICNYEIVTPDVPFTIDKDGFIKNTEKLSYGKERMYKLTVTAYDCGKNRASEDVLVKISVKPTCKPSWQGFNKRIEYEPGTGSLALFPSMHLETCDEPITSIQASIELETNHIGKGCDRDTYSEKSLHKLCGASSGTVELLPAPSSSANWTVGLPTDNGHDSDQVFEFNGTQAIKVPDGMVSTSLKEPFTISVWMRHGPGAHEKETILCNSDKTEMNRHHYSLYVHNCRLILLLRQDPSETENYKPAEFHWKLDQVCDKEWHHYVLNVEFPTVSLFVDGTTFEPFLVTEDYPLHTSKIETQLTIGACWQGGNARMAQFFRGNLAGLMIRSGKLENKKVIDCLYTCKEGLDVQLPEEVASTVKVEFNPNQSSLTVEGDDIDAFDKVMQHISYLNSRQFPTPGIRHLRISTTVKCFNEESCVTVPDAEGYVMVLQPEEPKISLSGIDHFARSAAEFESQEGVTLFPELRIVSTITREVEADAESEAAEGADDDPTVQETVVSEEIMHNLDTCEVTVVGDELDGEHESLEVDMSQLQQRGLEMSSSNLGLVITGVNTMANYEQVLHLIHYKNWHTEALFDRKFKLVCSELNGRYISNDFKVEVNVIHTANPMEHVNNAMVQPNFINPVHHASVDLSGHNLVNAHQASVVPSAATIVIVVCVSFLVFMIILGVFRIRAAHQRTMRDQENGKENEMDWDDSALTITVNPMETYEDQHSSEEEEEEEEESEDGEEEDDITSAESESSEDEEGGEPEDQQGTSRQQQLEWDDSTLTY from the exons TCAATAAGCATAAACCATGGATTGAGACGACGTACCACGGGATCGTAACGGAAAATGATGACAAAGTACTTCTGGACCCCCCTCTAATTGCTCTGGACAAGGACGCTCCTCTTCGCTACGCAG AGAGTTTTGAGGTGACCCTCACTGAAGAAG GTGAGATTTGCGGCTTCAGGATCCACGGGCAGAATGTCCCCTTCGAGGCAGTGGTCCTGGACAAGTCCACTGGCGAGGGGGTCATCCGGGCCAAGGACAAGCTGGACTGCGAGCTGCAGAAGGAGCACACCTTCACTATCCAAGCGTACGACTGTGGAGAAGGTCCCGATGGCGCCAACATGAAGAAATCCCACAA GGCCACTGTCCACATCCAGGTGAACGACATCAATGAGTATTCACCGGTGTTCAAGGAGAAGTCCTACAAAGCCACCGTTATCGAGGGAAAGAAGTATGACAGCATCCTGAAGGTGGAGGCGGTCGACGCCGACTGCTCTTTCCAGTTTAGCCAAATCTGCAATTACGAGATCGTCACCCCTGATGTGCCCTTCACCATCGACAAAGACG GCTTCATcaagaacacagagaaactgagCTACGGCAAAGAGCGCATGTATAAGCTGACCGTGACGGCCTACGACTGTGGAAAGAACCGCGCCTCTGAGGACGTTTTGGTCAAGATCAGCGTCAAGCCAACCTGCAAACCCAGCTGGCAAG GCTTCAATAAGAGGATTGAATACGAACCTGGCACAGGCAGTCTGGCCCTTTTCCCCAGCATGCACTTAGAGACCTGTGACGAGCCAATCACCTCCATCCAAGCCAGTATTGAACTGGAAACCAACCATATTGGAAAGGGATGTGACCGTGACACCTACTCTGAGAAGTCCCTGCACAAGCTTTGTG gaGCCAGCTCCGGCACCGTGGAGCTCCTGCCTGCACCCAGCAGCTCTGCCAACTGGACAGTGGGGCTGCCCACTGATAACGGGCACGACAGCGACCAGGTGTTTGAGTTCAATGGCACCCAGGCCATCAAGGTTCCTGACGGCATGGTGAGCACCAGCCTGAAGGAGCCGTTCACCATCTCTGTTTGGATGAGACACGGCCCCGGGGCCCATGAGAAGGAGACCATCCTCTGCAACTCTGACAAGACAG AGATGAACAGACACCATTACTCGCTCTACGTGCACAACTGCAGGCTGATCCTTCTCCTCCGCCAGGATCCATCAGAGACTGAGAACTACAAACCAGCAGAGTTTCACTGGAAACTCGACCAG GTGTGTGACAAAGAGTGGCATCATTACGTGCTGAATGTGGAGTTCCCCACTGTGTCCCTGTTTGTGGACGGGACTACCTTTGAGCCCTTCCTAGTTACAGAGGACTACCCGCTGCACACCTCCAAGATCGAAACTCAGCTCACCATTGGTGCCTGCTGGCAAG GCGGAAACGCTCGAATGGCTCAGTTTTTCCGGGGGAACCTTGCAGGGCTGATGATCCGCTCTGGCAAGCTGGAGAACAAGAAGGTGATCGACTGTTTGTACACCTGCAAGGAGGGCCTGGATGTGCAGCTGCCCGAGGAGGTAGCTTCGACTGTCAAG gTGGAGTTCAACCCCAACCAGTCCTCCCTGACCGTTGAAGGCGACGACATTGATGCTTTTGACAAGGTCATGCAGCACATCTCCTACTTGAACTCCCGCCAGTTCCCGACCCCCGGCATCAGGCACCTTCGCATCTCCACCACCGTCAA ATGCTTCAACGAGGAGTCCTGCGTAACAGTGCCGGATGCTGAAGGTTACGTGATGGTGCTGCAGCCCGAAGAGCCCAAGATCAGCCTGAGCGGAATCGACCACTTTGCCCGCAGCGCCGCCGAATTCGAGAGCCAGGAAGGTGTGACGCTGTTCCCCGAGCTGCGCATCGTGAGCACCATCACCCGCGAAGTAGAAGCCGACGCCGAGTCTGAAGCCGCAGAGGGAGCTGACGATGACCCCACAG TCCAAGAGACAGTGGTGTCGGAGGAGATCATGCACAACCTGGACACATGTGAAGTGACCGTGGTGGGAGACGAACTGGACGGGGAGCACGAGAGCCTGGAGGTGGACatgtctcagctgcagcagcgcGGCCTGGAGATGAGCTCTTCTAACCTCGGCCTCGTCATCACCG GCGTGAACACCATGGCCAACTATGAGCAGGTCCTGCATCTGATCCATTACAAGAACTGGCACACAGAGGCTCTCTTTGACAGGAAGTTCAAACTGGTCTGCTCTGAACTCAACGGTCGCTACATCAGCAATGACTTCAAAGTTGAG GTGAATGTAATCCACACAGCTAATCCCATGGAGCATGTTAACAATGCCATGGTGCAGCCCAACTTCATCAACCCTGTCCATCACGCCTCTGTGGATCTGTCTGGTCACAACCTGGTCAACGCTCACCAGGCCTCAG TGGTTCCCAGTGCCGCCACTATTGTCATTGTCGTGTGTGTCAGCTTCCTGGTGTTCATGATCATCCTGGGCGTGTTCCGTATCCGAGCCGCACACCAGCGCACCATGAGAGACCAGGAGAACGGCAAGGAGAACGAGATGGACTGGGATGACTCAGCCCTTACCATCACTGTCAACCCCATGGAG